A part of Tigriopus californicus strain San Diego chromosome 10, Tcal_SD_v2.1, whole genome shotgun sequence genomic DNA contains:
- the LOC131888206 gene encoding microspherule protein 1-like has translation MDQEPKDSGRPLEMGAGGGLHPSGSGMSNHHIPVELRDLHCPTTPSCASPGPASLSAQDEANKRRSSRAIKRKRFDDEIVDRPPSQPSTPIPAALHPPPTTAPASSATMTHSSASTATHHAHLDQSDEKESGGGSSGQGKGKSAPGKIQASLDLDASMLSSARNLRKKVQQKSKKKKREGAWRDLGRWKPTDDLALITGVMQTNDLPTVYRGTKFTCHFSLFEIQERWNALLYDPIISKLAVQAIKNLQPEMVLAVQRKALFSQPETELLKGIEANKTPQPTLKDFEALLAQNPHVFFHTRTPRCLAHYWQSLKQFTLLPDQQVQPLPKDNHILNFLDAEANINDGELYEPKQESLDLELRSTDKRVKKEIRHLEAEINKWQVLVDKVRGDNPPDFDNQTLAVLRGRLVRYLMRSKEITLGRTSKDQSVDVDLKLEGPAWKISRKQGVIKLKNTGEFYIANEGRRSIFVNGKPVQRGESARLCNNSVLEIAGLRFVFLINVDLTDAIRQETCKTNQLTSA, from the exons ATGGATCAAGAGCCCAAGGACTCGGGACGGCCCCTGGAAATGGGAGCGGGTGGGGGTCTGCATCCTAGTGGGAGTGGCATGTCGAACCATCATATCCCAGTGGAATTGAGAGATCTGCACTGCCCCACCACGCCCTCATGCGCCAGTCCGGGCCCGGCCTCGCTCTCGGCCCAGGACGAAGCCAACAAACGCCGCAG TTCTCGGGCGATCAAACGCAAACGATTTGACGACGAAATCGTGGATCGACCTCCTTCTCAGCCCTCCACGCCCATCCCAGCCGCCCTCCATCCACCGCCAACCACCGCTCCGGCTTCATCCGCGACCATGACTCACTCGAGCGCATCCACGGCCACCCATCACGCCCACCTAGACCAATCCGACGAGAAAGAGTCCGGAGGCGGTAGTAGTGGGCAGGGCAAGGGCAAGTCCGCCCCTGGCAAGATCCAAGCTTCTTTGG ATTTGGACGCTTCGATGCTGTCAAGTGCGCGGAATCTCCGGAAAAAGGTCCaacaaaagagcaagaagaagaaacgcGAAGGGGCGTGGCGGGATTTGGGTCGTTGGAAGCCCACCGACGATCTAGCCTTGATCACGGGCGTAATGCAAACCAACGATTTGCCCACGGTCTATCGAGGTACCAAGTTCACGTGCCATTTCTCGTTGTTCGAGATCCAGGAACGTTGGAATGCGCTGCTCTACGATCCGATCATCTCCAAGTTGGCCGTGCAagccatcaagaatcttcagCCCGAGATGGTGTTGGCCGTCCAACGGAAAGCGCTCTTCAGCCAACCGGAGACCGAGCTTTTGAAAGGCATCGAGGCCAACAAGACCCCCCAGCCCACTTTGAAGGACTTCGAGGCGCTCTTGGCCCAGAATCCGCACGTGTTCTTCCACACGCGCACGCCCCGATGTCTGGCCCATTATTGGCAGAGCCTCAAGCAGTTCACCCTCCTCCCTGATCAGCAAGTCCAGCCTTTGCCTAAGGACAACCACATCCTGAACTTCTTGGACGCCGAGGCCAACATCAATGATGGGGAGCTGTACGAGCCCAAACAAGAAAGCTTGGACCTCGAACTCCGATCCACGGACAAAAG AGTGAAAAAGGAGATTCGTCATTTGGAGGCAGAGATCAACAAGTGGCAAGTTCTGGTGGACAAG GTTCGTGGCGACAATCCGCCAGACTTTGACAATCAGACCTTGGCCGTGTTGAGAGGAAGGCTCGTTCGATATCTCATGAGGAGCAAAGAG ATCACCCTGGGTCGGACTTCAAAAGATCAGTCAGTGGATGTGGACCTGAAATTAGAAGGCCCCGCTTGGAAGATCTCCCGCAAACAGGGGGTGATTAAACTCAAAAACACGGGCGAGTTCTACATTGCCAATGAAGGCCGCAGGAGTATTTTCGTCAACGGCAAACCC GTTCAAAGGGGCGAGAGCGCTCGTTTGTGCAACAACTCCGTTTTGGAAATTGCCGGACTTCGCTTTGTATTCCTCATCAACGTGGATTTAACCGATGCCATCCGCCAGGAGACGTGCAAGACCAACCAACTCACGAGTGCTTGA